In Ursus arctos isolate Adak ecotype North America unplaced genomic scaffold, UrsArc2.0 scaffold_3, whole genome shotgun sequence, one DNA window encodes the following:
- the DENND11 gene encoding DENN domain-containing protein 11 — protein sequence MVERGDAAPLLRWAEGPAVSPPQAPELQAGGRGWGSGGGGRSVAEPPRRRETEELGAAEVLLQPGRLELGDVEEDQVVAVFVVTFDPRSGNMVEWCLPQDIDLEGVEFKSMASGSHKIQSDFIYFRKGPFFGLACFANMPVESELERGARMKSVGILSPSYTLLYRYMHFLENQVRHQLETPGHYSHLAAFYEDKKGVLHAGPGRGGSLPPVYWLPSIHRYMYPEMKITHPAGCMSQFIKFFGEQILILWKFALLRKRILIFSPPPVGVVCYRVYCCCCLANVSLPGIGGTIPESKPFFYVNVADIESLEVEVSYVACTTEKIFEEKRELYDVYVDNQNVKTHHDHLQPLLKINSADREKYRRLNEQRQMLLYSQELEEDYNPCEEDLFVLFFLEQNNRIFQTLLEVSASQDKTLTAEHARGMGLDPQGDRSFLTDLLEAYGIDVMLVIDNPCCP from the exons ATGGTGGAGCGGGGAGACGCGGCGCCGCTGCTGCGCTGGGCCGAGGGCCCCGCCGTCTCCCCGCCGCAGGCCCCGGAGCTGCAGGCTGGAGGCCGGGGCTGGGGCAGCGGCGGGGGCGGCCGGTCGGTCGCGGAGCCGCCCAGGAGGCGGGAGACCGAGGAGCTGGGCGCCGCTGAGGTGCTGCTGCAGCCCGGGCGCCTGGAGCTGGGCGACGTGGAGGAGGACCAAGTGGTGGCCGTGTTCGTGGTCACCTTCGATCCCCGCTCGG GGAACATGGTGGAATGGTGCTTACCTCAAGATATTGACCTTGAAGGTGTTGAGTTCAAGTCTATGGCCAGTGGGTCCCATAAAATTCAGTCTGACTTCAT CTATTTCCGAAAGGGGCCCTTCTTCGGCCTCGCCTGCTTCGCCAACATGCCCGTGGAGAGCGAGCTGGAGCGCGGCGCCCGGATGAAGTCTGTGGGCATCCTGTCTCCGTCCTACACCCTGCTTTACCGGTACATGCACTTCCTGGAGAACCAGGTTCG acaCCAGTTGGAGACGCCGGGACATTACTCTCACCTGGCTGCATTCTACGAGGACAAGAAAGGGGTGCTCCATGCCGGTCCGGGGAGAGGCGGCAGCCTGCCCCCTGTCTACTGGCTGCCGTCCATCCACCGATACATGTACCCCGAGATGAAG atcacACACCCAGCTGGCTGCATGTCTCAGTTTATCAAGTTCTTCGGAGAACAGATCCTCATCCTGTGGAAATTTGCCTTACTGCGAAAGCGCATTTTGATATTTTCTCCCCCTCCTGTGGGTGTCGTGTGCTACAGAG TGTACTGCTGCTGCTGTCTGGCCAACGTCTCCCTGCCTGGCATCGGGGGCACCATTCCCGAGTCCAAGCCTTTCTTCTATGTGAACGTGGCTGACATCGAGAGCCTGGAGGTAGAGGTGTCCTATGTGGCCT GCACCACCGAGAAGATTTTCGAGGAGAAGCGGGAGCTGTATGATGTCTACGTGGACAACCAGAACGTGAAGACGCACCACGACCACCTGCAGCCCCTGCTGAAGATCAACAGCGCCGACCGCGAGAAGTACCGGCGGCTCAACGAGCAGAG GCAGATGCTGCTGTACTCCCAGGAGCTGGAAGAAGACTACAACCCTTGCGAGGAGGACCTCTTCGTGCT GTTTTTCCTAGAGCAAAACAACCGGATATTTCAGACTTTGCTGGAGGTGTCCGCCAGTCAAGATAAAACGCTGACCGCTGAGCATGCCCGCGGCATGGGCCTAGACCCCCAAGGAGACCGGAGCTTTCTGACGGACCTGCTGGAGGCCTACGGCATCGACGTCATGTTGGTCATCGACAACCCCTGTTGCCCGTAG